DNA sequence from the Actinacidiphila yeochonensis CN732 genome:
CCGGGGTCTCGGACCGCACCCGGGCGCGCATCCTGGAGATCGCCGGCCGGATGGGCTGGCATCCGAGCAGCGCCGCCCGCGCCCTGTCCGACGGCCGTTCCGGCGCCGTCGGCCTCGTGGTCGACCGGCCCGCCTGGGTGCTGGGCGTCGAGCCGTTCTTCATGCAGCTCATCTCCGGAGTGGAGGCCGGCCTCGCGGACGCCGGGACCGCGCTGCTGCTCCAGGTCACCGAGGACGCGGGTGCCGAGACGGCCGCGTACCGTCGCTGGTGGGGGGAGCGCCGGGTGGACGGCGTGCTCCTGGTCGACCTGCGCGAGGACGACCCCCGGCCGGAGCTCCTGGCCGAACTCGGCCTGCCGGCGGTCGTGGTGGGCCACGCGGCGGGGACCTCGGCGGTACCGTCGGTGTGGCTCGACGACGGCGCCGCCGTCCGGGAGACGCTGGCCTACCTCGCCGCGATGGGCCACCGGCGGATAGCCCGCGTGGCCGGGCCCCGGCACTTCGTCCACACCCGCGAACGCGGCGAGGTCTTCGCCGCCGTCGCGGACGAGCTGGGACTGCACGGCGTGCCGTGCCTGTACACGGACTACTCCGGCGAGGAGGGCGCCCGAGCCACGCGCCGGCTGCTGTCGGGCGCCGAGCGGCCCACCGCCGTGGTCTTCGACAACGACGTGATGGCCGTCGCGGCGCTCGGCGTCGCGCAGGAGATGGGCGTCGCCGTGCCACGCGAACTGTCGCTGGTGGCCTGGGACGACAGCGCGCTGTGCCGCCTGGTCCATCCGGCGCTCACCGCGGTGAGCCGGCGCGTCCCGGAGTACGGCGAGCGGGCGGCGGTGGCGCTGCTGGCCCGGATCGAGGGGGGGCGGGTGCCGGACACCCTGCTCGACCCACCGGTCCTCGTCCCGCGCGGCAGCACCGCTCCGGCCCCGCGCTGAGGACCGGCCTGCTCCGTGGCTCCCTCCGCTCCCAGGCCCGTCCTGAACCCGCTGCTGTTACACGGCGTTTCATTCGTCCGGCCCGCGTCGGAAGCCTTGACGCCCTTGTGGGGCGCGAGTTGAATCACGTCACGACATAAGCCGTGAAACACGCTGGAACAAGCGCGTGGACCCCCTCGCCACACGGTTGTCCGCTGTTCTCACGGCTGCGCTACAGGCATATATATGTCAGGTCCATGTCATTCTTCGAGAAGGGCAGCGAGCTATGAGCGCAGCACCGCGCCCCCGCGCGGGGAGAACCCGTCTGCGGCGCACCCTCGTCGGGACGCTCACCGCCGCCGCGGCGGCCGTCGCCCCGATGGCCGCCCTGCCGGCCACCGCGCACGCCGCAGGTGAGAGCGTCCAGGTCTACCTGACCACCACCAGCGACTCCGGCGGCCGCACCGTCGCCAAGGGGCTGGAGCAGCAGGCTCCCCTGGCCTTCGGCGCGGGCACCGGCGGCTCCGGCCAGCAGGTGACCGTCGACGAGAACACGCAGTACCAGCAGTTCACCGGCGCGGGCGCGTCGTTCACCGACACGGCGGCCTGGCTGATGAACTCCAGCGGCGCACTGTCGGCCACCACCCGGGACCAGGTCATGAAGAAGCTCTTCGACCCGGTGAACGGCATCGGCATCGACTTCCTGCGCAACCCGATGGGCGCATCCGACCTGGCCCGCTCCAGCTACACCTACGACGACCTGCCGGCGGGCCAGACCGACCCCACCCTGGCGCACTTCTCCATCGCCCACGACCAGGCCGACATCCTGCCGCTGACCAAGCAGGCCAAGCAGCTCAACCCGAGCCTGAAGGTCATGGGAACGCCCTGGACCCCGCCGCCGTGGATGAAGGACAACGGGAGCTACGTCCAGGGCTGGCTGCAGTCCCAGTACTACGCCGCGTTCGCGCAGTACTTCGTCAAGTACATCCAGGCGTACCAGGCGGCCGGCGTGCCGATCGACTACGTGTCGGAGCAGAACGAGCCCACCGTCGGCGGCGACTACCCCGGCGCCCAGTGGAACGGCTCCGGCCTGGCCTACTTCGCCAAGAACGACCTGCTGCCCGCCCTGCACAGCGCCGGGCTGTCCACCAAGGTGCTGGCCCTGGACTGGAACCCGGACTCCTACGACAGCTACGCCGCGCCCACCCTCGACGACGCGAGCATCCGCACCGACCCCAACTTCGGCGGCATCGCCTGGCACGGGTACGAGGGCGACGTCACCGAGCAGACCACCATCCACAACGAGTACCCGGACGTCCCCTCCTTCGACACCGAGCACTCCGGCGGCACCTGGATCGCCGACCAGCAGAAGGAGGACATGGAGAACCTGATCGACTACACCCGCAACTGGGGGCAGAGCTGGGTCAAGTGGAGCCTGGCGGTCGACCAGAACATGGGCCCGCACAACGGCGGCTGCGGCACCTGCACCGGCCTGGTCACCGTGCACAACGGCGACAGCCGCAGCGGGCAGGTGGACTACACCATCGAGTACTACACGATGGGCCAGCTCACCAAGTTCGTGAAGCCCGGCGCCCACCGGATCAGCTCCAACGACAACTCCACGATCCGCAACGTGGCGTGGAAGAACCCCGACGGCTCCAAGGCGCTGATCGCCTACAACGAGTCGACCTCACCGCAGCAGTTGCGGGTCAACTGGGGCAACGAGTCGTTCGCCTACACCATGCCGGCCGGCGCGTCGGCCACCTTCACCTGGGCCGGCACCCAGAGCGGCACCGCCACGACCGGTCACACCGGAGCCATCACCGGCTACGGCGGCAAGTGCGCCGACGTCGCCGCCGCCAACTCCGCGAACGGTACCGCCGTACAGCTCTACGACTGCAACGGCACCAGCGCCCAGCAGTGGACCGCCTCCGGCTCCACCCTCCAGGCACTCGGCAAGTGCATGGACGTCACGTCCGCCGGTACCGCGGACGGCACGCCGGTGCAGTTGTACGACTGCAACGGCACCGCCGCGCAGAGCTGGACACGAGGCAGCGGCGGCACACTGGTCAACGCCGGCTCGGGCAAGTGCCTGGACGCCACCGGACCCAGCTCCGCCAACGGCACCCGGCTCCAGATCTGGAGCTGCACCGGAGCCGCCAACCAGCAGTGGACGGCGCCCGCCGCCTGACCACTGCCCCGAAGCGGCCGGGCGGCGGACCTCTCAGCGCCGCCCGGCCAGACAGAAGGAAGCGGGGGGAGGGGCGCCAGGAGAACGGCGCCACCGGGACAGGGAGACGGGAAACAGGGCAGACAGGGGACGACGGGCAAACAGGGGAAACAGGGAAGAGGGCGGAACCGGCGTCCGCGCCGGCGGCGTCGCACCCGCCGGCAACGGGACACCCCACGGCGGCCGGTGACGCCAGTGGCGCAGGGGGGCGTCGGTCCGTGCGCGCACACGCACGGACCGACGGCCCCCGCCGTCCACGGCCGGTGCGCCGGGCGGGAACGTCGATCTGCCAACCACGCTGCCCGGAGGCATGGGTGGCGTGGCGTCAGTCATCCCACAGGCCCGTTGTCTTCGCTCCGATCCCTTTGAACGGGCAGGCGAAGGGGGCGCCCACAGGTGTCGGGAGGGCGTGCTTGTGGCGGCGCGAGCCCCCTTCGGGGGCGCGGCACCCTCCTGTCGGCTGATGTTCCACGGCGCGTTGACCCGTGTGGCCCTGTGGTGGTGGGACAGTGCGATCGGGCGCCCTAGCCTGGACGGGCCGTCCCCCCGTGCCGAGGAGTTCCCGTGTCCGCCGTACGCAACGAGGGCGCCGTCTGGCAGCGCGCGCCGGTCCGCTCGGCCGCCGTCATCCTGCCGCTGGCGGCCGTGGCGGCCCTGCTCGCCGCGAAGTGGTCGCTGATCGGCTCCGGCGCGGGCCGGCTGGGCTCCGCCGACGGCGAGTGGCTGGGCGCCGCCTGCGTGGCAGCCGGGCTCACCTGGGTCTGCTCCGCCGTCACCCAGCAGGGCGCGGTGGTCGAACGGCTGCCCCCCGGCAAGCTGCTGGCCTCGCAGTTCGCCGCGTCCACCGCCAACCACGTATTGCCCGCGGGGGTCGGCGGGAACGCGGTCAGCCTGCGCTTCCTGGTGCGCCGCGGGCTGAGCCCGAGCCGGGCGCTGGCCGCCCTCGCGGTGCGGGCCGCGGCCGCCGTCACCGGTCGGCTGGTGCTGCTGCTCGTGGCGCTGGTCACCTTCCCCGGGGCGCTCCACATCCGCCGCGTCGTCTCCCGCCGGCCCGCGCTGCCGGGCCATCCGGTGCTGCTGTCCGTCGGCGCCGTCGCGGCTGCGGCAGGGCTCTTCCTGCTGCTGCGCCACGCCCGGCGGCTGGGGGCGCGGCTGCGCGGATTCGTCGCCTCCGTCGTCCTGGACGTGCGCGAGGTGCACCGCAACCGGGCCCGGATCGCCGCGCTGTGGGGTGGCGCGCTGGCCTTCCCCCTCATGCACGGCCTGGTCGTCGTCGCCGTCGTGCGCGCGGTGCACGCGCCCGTGCCGGCCAGCGGCGCGATGGTGGCCTACCTGTGCGCCAGCACCGCGACGGGCTGGCTGCCCACCCCGGGCGGACTCGGCTCCCTCGACGCGGCCCTCGCGCTCGCCCTGGTCACCGCGGGGGCCGGCGGCGTCACGGCCACCTCGACGGTACTCGGCTACCGGCTGCTGACCACCTGGCTGCCCCTGCTGCCGGGCGGCCTCGTCCTGACCCTCCTGCTCCGCCGCGGCGACCTGTAGGCGCCGGGTGGTCCGGAGACCGTCGGTGTCCACGTGCCTCGGGCCTGACCAGCGGAACCACGCCTCGCCGCCGTCGACGTGCGGGAGGGATTCGTCCACCGGTCCCGAGGGCGGCACCATCGTCAACTCCGGCGAGACACGCTCGTGGACCTCGTCGAAACCGTTCGAAGTCTTCCGCCTCCAGGACACAGAGGACCTCCGCGCCGACCGAGAGCCTCGGGCCCGGTAGCGTCGCTCCCCCCAAGGCGGCCGGCCTCTGACGGGTGAGCCTCGGGCGAGCGGGCCCCGGCCCCGCCGCAACCACCGCCCGAGCCGTGGTACGGCAAACGAGCCGCGGTACGGCCCCGGCCTACTTCGCTTCGGCGTAGCACTCGACCGCCCGGGTTTCGAGCGGGAAGGGCACCGGCGTCGTGCCGAAGACCAGCCGGCGGGCCTCGTCCCCGGCCGCCTCCACGGCCTCCCGCACCGCCGGGGCGAGTCCAGCCGGGGTGTGCACGATCACCTCGTCGTGCTGGAAGAAGACCAGGCGCGGCTGGGGACCGAGCGCGGCCAGCCGCCGCCGCAGGGCCGCGAGGGTGGCCAGCGCCCAGTCGGCCGCGCTGGCCTGGATGACGAAGTTGCGAGTGAACCGTCCCCAGGTACGTGCGGCGCGAGGGTCGGGGCTCGCACCCTCCTGGGGATCGGCGTCCTCGTCGAGGAAACGGTTCGCCGAGGGCACCGGGGAGGTACGTCCCAGCTGGGACCGGACGGTGCCGCCCGCCTCGCCGGTGCGGGCGGCGGCCTCCACCAGCGCCAGCGCCGCGGGGAACCGGCGGCGCATCACCGCGAGCAGCTGCCCGGCCTCGCCGCTGGTCTGCCCGTACATCGCGGCCAGCAGCGCGATCTTGGCCCGCGCCCGGTCGCCGCCGAAGGCGTCCCGGGCCAGTCCGGCGTAGAGGTCGCCCGCCACCGCGGCCCGGACCAGCCCCCTGTCGCCGGACATCGCGGCCAGCACCCGCGGCTCCAACTGGCCCGCGTCGGCCACCACCAGCCGCCACCCCGGGTCGGCCACCACGGCACCGCGCAGCAGCCGCGGAATCTGCAGGGCGCCACCACCCCGTGTCGCCCATCGGCCCGACACCACGCCGCCCACCACGTACTCGGGCCGGAACCGGCCCTCACGCACCCACGCCTCCCGCCAGGCCCAGCCGTGCGCGGCGTGCATCCGGGACAGCTCCTTGTAGCGCAGCAGCAGCGCGGCCGCGGGGTGCTCGACGCGCCGCAGCTCGTGTGAGCGGGTGGTACTCAGGTGGACACCGACCCGGGCGAACGCGGGCAGCACCTGGGCGGGGGAGTCGGGGTTGACGGGGCGGCCCAGCGCGTCCTGGATGCGCCGGGTCAGATCGTTCAGGACCGCCGGGCGGGCCCCTCCGGCGGGGCGCGGCCCCAGTAGCCCCGTGAGCAGCTCGTCGTGCGCCGCCGCGCTCCACGGCAGCCCGTCGCGGCCCATCTCCACCGCGGCCAGCGCACCCGCCGACTCCGCCGCCACCAGCAGCCGCAGCCGCTCCGGCTGTGGCGCCGATCCGACACGGTGCCGCTGGGCGACGCGCACCTGGAGCAGGGCTTCCAGCGGGTCCACGCCCGGCGGCAGATGGTCCCGGTCGGGGGTGAAGAGCCCCGGCTGTCCGCCCGCACCCTGCTCCGGCGGGTCGGGAGGCTCGGGGAGCCCGTGCAGCCGGGCCCACGTGGCGCCCAGGGAGCGGGGGCGGCCGTGGCGCCCCTCGGTGCCGAGCAGCAGCGACTCGGTCAGCTTCACGTCGTGGCAGCGCGCCGGACGTACCGCCCCGTTCTCCAGCAGCCGGGGGTACGTCTCGTCCGTGGCCGCCCACACCCAGCGCGGCGCGCCGGCGGCCTCCCGCCGGGCCACCTCCGCGGCGAGATCGGGCACCAGGACCACGGCACCCGAGGACCGGCCGTCGGCTCCTATCCGCACAGCCGACCGCCCGTGCCCACCGGGTCGGGCACCACCGCCGTCTCGCTCTCCACAGGACCGACCCTAGGCGCCGCCGCCGACAACGCCGCCCGTGGGCGCCGACACGCCCGTACGCCCTGTCGCGCCACGTCACGATGCGTCGCTTCCTGTCACGACTGTCAGCCGTGATGCCTGGCCGACCCGCCTTCAGGCACACGCGGGACGGACAGCACCGCAGTGCGACCGCCGACGCGGCCTCCCACGGCCCAGAGGCCCGGAGCCCGGCAGGGAGCTACCGGGCCCTTACGGCCGACGGCCGCGGCACGTCACTGCGCCGCGCCGCCCGCCTGCGCCTCGGCCACCGCCTTGTGCACCTCGGCCATGTCCAAGGCGCGGGCCTGCGCGATCACGTCCTCCAGCGCGGGCTCGGGCAGCGCTCCCGGCTGGGCGAAGACGGCGACCTTGTCGCGGACGATCATCAGCGTCGGGATCGACTGGATCTGGAACGCGGCGGCCAGCTCCGGCTGGGCCTCGGTGTCGACCTTCGCGAAGACCAGGTCCTCGTGCTTCTGCGAGGCCTTGTCGTAGACCGGTGCGAACATCCGGCACGGCCCGCACCAGGCGGCCCAGAAGTCGATGAGGACGAAGTCGTTGTCGGACACGACCTCGTCGAAGTTCTCCTTGGTCAGCTCCACAGTGCTCATGACCACACAACGGACGGTCGCGAGCGGAAATTCCGGCGCCGTGCGGCACATCTGTCACTCGTTCGAGTGTGGAGCGTGCCGACGTAGTGGCGCGGGTCGGGCCGCGGTCGTTGAACGGCTCATGGCAGCAACGAAGTGGGTCCGCCAGGACCTCACCGCCAGCGGTGGAGCCGGTGCCGGGTCCGCCCGCGGCAGCCAGGGCGTAACGCTTCTGCAGGCCCCGGACGCGCCCCTGTTCGCCGCTCTCGTCAGGCAGTGGCAGTCCGCGGGCCGCATGGTCCCGGGGCAGACCGACCACGAGTGGGCGGAGCTCGTCGGCAGGGTGCCGCGCCTCACCGGGGTGTGAACTCGGGACGCGGCAGCGGCTGCCCGGGTGGCGGGCCGTCGTAGGCGCCCACCGGTCGCATCCGCAGCGGCCGCTCGCCGTACTCCTCCATGGCGTGGGCGATCCAGCCGGCGGTGCGGCCCACCGCGAACACGGCCTCCCCGGCGTCCGCCGGCATCCCGTGCGCCACGGACAGCACGGCCAGTGCGAGATCCACGTTGGCGTGCAGGTCAGGGTGGCGGGCTGCCGCGGTGGCCGCCAAGTCGCGGGCCGCGGCCAGCGCTCCGGCCGCCGCGGAGTCACGCTCCAGCAGCGCGAAGAGCGCCGTCGCCCGCGGGTCCTCGCCGCGGTAGAGCCGGTGGCCCAGACCCGGTACGCGCTGCCCCGAGCGCAGCACCTCAGCGACCACCGGACCGGCCCCGCCGTGCTCGGCCACGGCCGTGAGGGCGCGGTGGGCCAGGGCGCTGGCCTGCCCGTGGAGGGGCCCGTCCAGGGCGCCCAGCCCGGCGGAGACGACCGCGTAAGGGTGCGCCCGGGCCGAAGCGGCCACCCGTGCGGCGAGGGTCGAGGCGGCCAGGTCATGGTCGATCAGCAGCGTCAGCGCGGCGTCCAGCACCCGCAGCCCGGCCTCGTCCGCGGGTGCCGGGGTCAACCGTGTCCACAGCCGCAGGGCGAGCCGGTCCCCGCCCGTCCCGGTGGAGGCGGCGCCCGCCGCGGGCGCCGCCGGAGCCTTGCCCTCATCGGTGATGTCCGCCGCCCCTGGGGGCGAAGTCCTGGCGGAGTCCTCCCGGGCGGCGCCGCCGGACGGTGCTCCCACCGGGTGCGCCGCGGGCGGGAGGGCGTCGACCAGGACGGCCACCAGGCCGCGCGCTGTGGCGCGTACGGCGTCCGCGGAGAGGTCGAAGCGCAGCGGGTCCGCGCTCGCCGCGGCCGGCACCGCCACCCTCAGCCGGTCCATAGGACCGCTGGCCGGCGGCAGCGCGGCCGCCGCCGCCCGGGCCGCGGCCAGGGGACCGGGCGGCGCGGTGAAGCGGGTGTGCGGCAGCAGCACCCCCGTCCACAGCCACAGGGCCGCCTCCTCGTATCCGTGGACCGCCGCGAGCTGTACGGCGTCCACGCCCCGGAAGCTGTACCGGTCCTGCTCGATCAGCGTGATCCCGGTCCGCACCCGGCCGAGGCCGCCGCTGCCCGCGGTGGAGGGCGGCTCCGGGACGCTCTGCCCGGGCGCCGCGGTCCCCGCCGCGCCCGCGCGGCCCCGGCGGGCCAGCGCGGCCACCTCGTCGGGGTCGAAGGTGCTGCCCCGCCCGCCGGGTGCCCGACTGCTGCCGAGCAGGCCCCGGCTGACGTAGGCGTAGAGGGTCGCCGGCTTGACGCCGAGCCGGCGTGCCGCCTCGCGTGTGCCGATCCTGCTGCTGCCCGTGCTGCCCGTGCTGCCCGTGCCGCCTTCCGGCGCCGTGCCGCCGTCGCGCCCCGCGCCGGCGGCACGGCGCCGGACGCCCGCTGCCGCGTCGTGGTGGGGACCGTCGTCCGCTGTGCCGACCTGCTCCGTCATGGCCTCACCGTATCCGCCCGTGCCCAGTCGCTATCAATGTTGATTGTCGGGGGCCTAAATCAACGTTGACATCAATAAATCAATCATGGAGAGTCAAGTCAACGGCTCACGAGGAGGACCCATGGCGACCACGGACACCATCGACGTACCCCGAGGCTTGAAGGGCGTCGTCGTCACCGAGACGGAGATCGGAGACGTCAGGGGGGAGGAGGGCTTCTACCACTACCGCGAGTTCTCCGCGGTGGAGCTCGCCGAGACGCGCACCTTCGAGGAGGTGTGGCACCTCATGGCCTACGGCGGCCTGCCGGACGACGAGCAGCTCGCCGCCTTCCGTGCCCGTACCGCGGGGCTGCGGCGGCTGCCCCCCGAGGTGGCCGCGGCGCTGCCGGCGATCGCCCGGGCGTCCGCGCTGTCCGGGCCGCTCGCCGGGCTGCGCAGCGCCCTGTCGCTGACGGGTGCCGCCGCGGGCTTCCGGCCGCTCTACGACATCGATCCCGAGCGGCGTCTGGCCGACGCCCTGGCCGCCTGCTCGGCCGTGCCGACCCTGGTGACGGCGCTCCACCGGCTGGGCCAGGGACTGGAGCCGGTGGAACCGCGCGAGGACCTGACCTATGCGGCCAACTACCTCTACATGCTGACCGGGCAGGAGCCCGAGCCGGCCCGGGTGCGGGCCATCGAGAGCTACCTGATCTCCACCGTCGACCACGGCTTCAACGCCTCGACGTTCACCTCCCGGGTGATCGCCTCCACCGGGGCCGACCTGGCGGCCTGCCTGGTCGGAGCTGTGGGCGCGCTGTCCGGGCCGCTCCACGGCGGCGCGCCCAGCCGCGCCCTGGACACCCTCGACGCCATAGGGACGCCGGACCGGATCGACTCCTGGCTGCGTGAGCAGGTGCTCGCCGGCGAGCGGCTGATGGGCTTCGGGCACCCCGTCTACCGCACGGAGGATCCGCGGTCGCGCATGCTCAAGGGCATCGCCCGCTCCCTCGGCGGCGATCTGGTCGACTTCGCGCTGCGCGTCGAGGAGGGCGCCGAGGCCGTGCTCGCCGAGCTGAAACCGGGCCGCGACCTGCACATCAACGTCGAATTCTACGCCGGCGTGGTGATGGAGCTGTGCGGCCTGCCGCGCGGGATGTTCACCCCGACCTTCGCGTGCGCCCGGGTGGTCGGCTGGAGTGCCAACATCCTGGAGCAGGCGGAGGACAGCAAGATCATCCGGCCTCTCGCCCGCTACGTCGGCCCGCCGCCGGCCGCGCTCTCCCCGGCCGGCTGACCCGGCCCGCCGCGCCGGCGCGGCCTGGACTCCGGGGGCGCCCGGGCCGCTTCGGGGGGCGGCGGGCGACGGCACGCGCGTACGGTGCGTGCACTCCAAACCGACCAGTCGGTAGTGTCGGGTGGTGCAGGCCCCCGGCCAGGCGGGGAGCCACCCGGACGGAAGGTGCGGCTGCCGTGCGCGCGATCCAGATCACCGAATTCGGCGGCCCAGAGGTGCTCACCCCCGTCGAACTGCCCGATCCCGTCGCCGGGCCGGGCCAACTGCTGGTCGAGGTGGACACCGCCGGGGTGAACTACGCCGACACGCACGCCGTGGACGACAGCTACCTCTCCCGGACCGTCCTTCCCGTGGTGCCCGGCAGCGAGGTCCTCGGCCGCACACCCGACGGCCGCCGTGTCATGGCGCTCGCGGGCACCGGCGGCTACGCGCAGCGCGCCGCCGTGCCCGAGTCCCTGGCCCACGAGGTGCCGGACACCGTCGAGGACGGCCCCGCCCTCGCCATGATCGTCCAGGGCCTCACAGCGTGGCACCTGCTGCGCACCGCCGGGCGGCTGGAGAAGGGGGAGACCGTCGTCGTGCACGCGGGCGCCGGGGGCACCGGTTCGCTCGCCGTACAGCTCGCGCGGTTCTTCGGCGCCGGCCGGGTCGTCGCCACCGCGTCCACCCCGAAGAAGCGCGACCTCGCGCTGGAGCTGGGCGCCGACGCGGCGGTGGACCCCGAGCCGGAGGGCCTCGCGGAGCGGCTGAAGGAAGCAGGCGGCGGCAAGGGCGTCGACATCGTGCTGGAGATGACCGGCGGCCCCGTGTTCGACGCGTCGCTGGAGGCGCTGGCCCCCTTCGGGCGCCTGGTCACCTACGGGATGGCCTCCCGCACCCCGGCGATCCCGGTCGAACCCGCCCGCCTCATGGCCCGCTCGACGGCCGTGATCGGCTTCTGGCTGGCCCGTCTGCTGAGCCGGCCCGGCACCTACCACGAGCCGCTGGACGAACTGCTCTCCATGACGGCCGACGGGCGGCTGCGCCCGCTGATCGGCGGTGTCTACCCCCTCGCCGAGGCCGCCCGCGCCCACGAGGACCTGAGGGCCCGCCGCACCACCGGCAAACTCGTCCTGGACGTCCGCGACTGAACGGACGCGCGACGGAACCGGATGACGGCTTCCCCCGTTCGGCGTACGTCCCGGTGGAACCCCCCGGCGTCCTGGGACGTTCCACGAGTGGACGGTTCCCCCGGACCGCCCCGGGGTCGACGCGCGCCGACTCGGGGTGATCCGGCGGCACGGCCCAGGACGCACACTGGACTCACAACCGCGCAACGGAGCACGTCGGGCCGCGGCCTGGCGATCCGCGCCCAGCACGACTCGGGAGGGGCCATGCAACGCAACCGCTTCGCGCCCGACCGGGGACTGACGACCCGCATGGTCGTCACGATGTTCCTGATCGGACTGCTCTACGTCGTCTTCGTCGGTGCGCTGCTCGCCCTGCTGCGTGGCGCCTGGCCGCTGATCCTCATCATCGCCGCCGCCATGTTCGTGGCGCAGTTCTGGTTCAGTGACCGCATCGCCGCCTACAGCATGGGCGCGCGGGAGGTCACCCCCGAGCAGGCGCCCGAGCTGCACGGCGTCGTCGACCGCATCTGCGCCCTGGGCAACCTGCCCAAGCCCAAGGTCGCCATCGCCGAAACCGATGTGCCCAACGCCTTCGCCACCGGGCGCAACCAGAAGAACACCATGGTGTGCGCCACCACCGGACTCCTGCGCCGCCTCGGGCCGGAGGAGTTGGAGGGCGTCATCGCCCACGAGCTCTCGCACGTCGCCCACAAGGACGTGGCCGTGATGACCATCGCGTCCTTCCTCGGCGTCCTGGCCGGCACCATCACCAGGATCGCCCTGTGGAGCGGTATGGGCCGCCGCGACAACCGCGACCCGAACACCGCCATCCTGTTCATCGTCATCCCGCTGGTCAGCGCCGTCGTCTACGCCATCAGCTTCCTGCTGACCCGGCTGCTGTCGCGCTACCGCGAGCTGTCGGCGGACCGCGCCGCCGCCTACCTCACCGGCCGCCCCTCGGCGCTGGCCTCCGCGCTCACCAAGGTCAGCGGCCAGATCGCGGCCATCCCCACCGAGGACCTGCGGCGCTCGCAGCCCTTCAACGCGTTCTTCTTCGCCCCGGCGCTCGGAGCCGGCGCGGTCACCTCCAAGCTGCTGTCCACCCACCCCACCCTGGAACGCCGGCTGGAGCAGCTGGCCGACATCACCCGTGAACTGGACCGGCGCTGATGGGCCTGCTGGACGTACTGCTGGGCCGCAGCAAGCCGGTCCGCCCGGACCTCGACCAGCTCTTCGGCCTCAGCTCCGCGGCCATCACCCTGGAGGCGGCCAGCGAGCTGCGCCCGACCGGTCTCGGCTCGGTGTGCTTCGCGGCGGTGGAGGGCGGAGCCTTCGCCGAGGCCCAGCAGGGCCTGCACGCCCTGCTGCCCCTGGAGACCAGCCAGGACTCCTACGGCTACACCTGGCTCCTGTCGCGGCACGCGCCCGAGGAGACCACCGACCTCGTCACGGACCTGCACGCGGTCAACTCGACTCTGGAACAGAACGGCTTCGGCCCCCAGCTGCTG
Encoded proteins:
- a CDS encoding LacI family DNA-binding transcriptional regulator, with protein sequence MSPLKRPTIADIAEAAGVSKGAVSYALNGKPGVSDRTRARILEIAGRMGWHPSSAARALSDGRSGAVGLVVDRPAWVLGVEPFFMQLISGVEAGLADAGTALLLQVTEDAGAETAAYRRWWGERRVDGVLLVDLREDDPRPELLAELGLPAVVVGHAAGTSAVPSVWLDDGAAVRETLAYLAAMGHRRIARVAGPRHFVHTRERGEVFAAVADELGLHGVPCLYTDYSGEEGARATRRLLSGAERPTAVVFDNDVMAVAALGVAQEMGVAVPRELSLVAWDDSALCRLVHPALTAVSRRVPEYGERAAVALLARIEGGRVPDTLLDPPVLVPRGSTAPAPR
- a CDS encoding ricin-type beta-trefoil lectin domain protein, giving the protein MSAAPRPRAGRTRLRRTLVGTLTAAAAAVAPMAALPATAHAAGESVQVYLTTTSDSGGRTVAKGLEQQAPLAFGAGTGGSGQQVTVDENTQYQQFTGAGASFTDTAAWLMNSSGALSATTRDQVMKKLFDPVNGIGIDFLRNPMGASDLARSSYTYDDLPAGQTDPTLAHFSIAHDQADILPLTKQAKQLNPSLKVMGTPWTPPPWMKDNGSYVQGWLQSQYYAAFAQYFVKYIQAYQAAGVPIDYVSEQNEPTVGGDYPGAQWNGSGLAYFAKNDLLPALHSAGLSTKVLALDWNPDSYDSYAAPTLDDASIRTDPNFGGIAWHGYEGDVTEQTTIHNEYPDVPSFDTEHSGGTWIADQQKEDMENLIDYTRNWGQSWVKWSLAVDQNMGPHNGGCGTCTGLVTVHNGDSRSGQVDYTIEYYTMGQLTKFVKPGAHRISSNDNSTIRNVAWKNPDGSKALIAYNESTSPQQLRVNWGNESFAYTMPAGASATFTWAGTQSGTATTGHTGAITGYGGKCADVAAANSANGTAVQLYDCNGTSAQQWTASGSTLQALGKCMDVTSAGTADGTPVQLYDCNGTAAQSWTRGSGGTLVNAGSGKCLDATGPSSANGTRLQIWSCTGAANQQWTAPAA
- a CDS encoding lysylphosphatidylglycerol synthase domain-containing protein, yielding MSAVRNEGAVWQRAPVRSAAVILPLAAVAALLAAKWSLIGSGAGRLGSADGEWLGAACVAAGLTWVCSAVTQQGAVVERLPPGKLLASQFAASTANHVLPAGVGGNAVSLRFLVRRGLSPSRALAALAVRAAAAVTGRLVLLLVALVTFPGALHIRRVVSRRPALPGHPVLLSVGAVAAAAGLFLLLRHARRLGARLRGFVASVVLDVREVHRNRARIAALWGGALAFPLMHGLVVVAVVRAVHAPVPASGAMVAYLCASTATGWLPTPGGLGSLDAALALALVTAGAGGVTATSTVLGYRLLTTWLPLLPGGLVLTLLLRRGDL
- a CDS encoding bifunctional 3'-5' exonuclease/DNA polymerase, whose amino-acid sequence is MVLVPDLAAEVARREAAGAPRWVWAATDETYPRLLENGAVRPARCHDVKLTESLLLGTEGRHGRPRSLGATWARLHGLPEPPDPPEQGAGGQPGLFTPDRDHLPPGVDPLEALLQVRVAQRHRVGSAPQPERLRLLVAAESAGALAAVEMGRDGLPWSAAAHDELLTGLLGPRPAGGARPAVLNDLTRRIQDALGRPVNPDSPAQVLPAFARVGVHLSTTRSHELRRVEHPAAALLLRYKELSRMHAAHGWAWREAWVREGRFRPEYVVGGVVSGRWATRGGGALQIPRLLRGAVVADPGWRLVVADAGQLEPRVLAAMSGDRGLVRAAVAGDLYAGLARDAFGGDRARAKIALLAAMYGQTSGEAGQLLAVMRRRFPAALALVEAAARTGEAGGTVRSQLGRTSPVPSANRFLDEDADPQEGASPDPRAARTWGRFTRNFVIQASAADWALATLAALRRRLAALGPQPRLVFFQHDEVIVHTPAGLAPAVREAVEAAGDEARRLVFGTTPVPFPLETRAVECYAEAK
- the trxA gene encoding thioredoxin; translated protein: MSTVELTKENFDEVVSDNDFVLIDFWAAWCGPCRMFAPVYDKASQKHEDLVFAKVDTEAQPELAAAFQIQSIPTLMIVRDKVAVFAQPGALPEPALEDVIAQARALDMAEVHKAVAEAQAGGAAQ
- a CDS encoding citrate/2-methylcitrate synthase, whose amino-acid sequence is MTEQVGTADDGPHHDAAAGVRRRAAGAGRDGGTAPEGGTGSTGSTGSSRIGTREAARRLGVKPATLYAYVSRGLLGSSRAPGGRGSTFDPDEVAALARRGRAGAAGTAAPGQSVPEPPSTAGSGGLGRVRTGITLIEQDRYSFRGVDAVQLAAVHGYEEAALWLWTGVLLPHTRFTAPPGPLAAARAAAAALPPASGPMDRLRVAVPAAASADPLRFDLSADAVRATARGLVAVLVDALPPAAHPVGAPSGGAAREDSARTSPPGAADITDEGKAPAAPAAGAASTGTGGDRLALRLWTRLTPAPADEAGLRVLDAALTLLIDHDLAASTLAARVAASARAHPYAVVSAGLGALDGPLHGQASALAHRALTAVAEHGGAGPVVAEVLRSGQRVPGLGHRLYRGEDPRATALFALLERDSAAAGALAAARDLAATAAARHPDLHANVDLALAVLSVAHGMPADAGEAVFAVGRTAGWIAHAMEEYGERPLRMRPVGAYDGPPPGQPLPRPEFTPR